One Miscanthus floridulus cultivar M001 chromosome 11, ASM1932011v1, whole genome shotgun sequence DNA window includes the following coding sequences:
- the LOC136493841 gene encoding uncharacterized protein yields the protein MASTVEVPEYDPKTDPARKAKSNDPGWKYGYWQDPARRDWVTCILCGHEGSGGIKSFKQHLAGGYGDIILCPKVSTEIRKEMEAYLQKKRRRPLYLDGIEEDGEPEDEIVEVAAADVQAAAAANATPKVAAKKPSSGTAAKKRHAIFQFKASTASSVNSTPKTPKTNATKLVVGTLRRTPGQIVDQRRAKDFQPTIESSTKTKEEKQYVDMQWALWFMECGVAFNAANSRQFEIACEATAQYGSGYKPPTNQQLGDPLLQECVKVTSDMRKDHEQAWKQYGCTLMSDGWTDMRGRHLINFLVNSPEGTYFLESVDASSEVHSATMLADLLQEKIEDIGRDNVVQVVTDNGANYKAAGKILMDRIPTLFWSPCAAHCLDLMLEEIGNLKAFKKPIARAKRVTNFIYRHGRLLSAMRAQTGGTDLVRTATTRFATSFLTLKSLYKNKDALKSLFVSEAWTGNNLCTTAAGQQVQDIVLSTEFWNSVEDCLRASAPLLIVLRAVDGDEKPAMPEVWALMNHAKERIKQSFNIPTKDGLLKKIMEIIERRWVKQMDHPLYGAALYLNPGKLFPLIKANDDVTVGQLRGCFIEVLGRMIPDVETQMKINRQAIEYEEQRGEAFSNKMAKESYDKMNPLDWWRSYGGRAIELQRLAKRIVSLCASSSGCERCWSTFSHMHTKKRNRLLHKRLNDIVFVSDNRKMRTRCKKYDPLVIEEFDWDNEWADSLHVPVPGARGSDAVDDLTWQHVDEAIGASQALQGRNLPRRAAAPVQYYRRHRNVPAAAAAEDGEEEDEVEDPHDDAEVSECEEASNVPATDQDDAADLDEFDDGF from the exons ATGGCAAGCACAGTTGAAGTACCTGAGTATGATCCCAAGACTGATCCAGCAAGGAAAGCAAAGTCCAATGATCCAGGCTGGAAATATGGCTACTGGCAGGACCCTGCTAGGAGAGACTGGGTGACATGTATCCTGTGTGGACATGAGGGTTCAGGAGGCATAAAGAGTTTCAAGCAACATTTGGCTGGTGGATATGGAGATATTatcctttgtccaaaagttagCACTGAAATCAGGAAAGAGATGGAAGCTTACTtgcaaaagaagagaagaaggccttTGTACTTGGATGGTATTGAGGAGGATGGGGAACCAGAAGATGAAATTGTGGAGGTAGCAGCTGCAGAtgtacaagcagcagcagcagcaaatgcCACACCAAAAGTGGCTGCAAAAAAACCAAGTTCTGGGACAGCCGCTAAGAAAAGGCATGCTATCTTCCAATTCAAGGCTTCAACAGCTAGCAGTGTCAATTCTACACCAAAGACACCAAAGACCAATGCAACAAAGTTAGTTGTTGGTACGCTTAGAAGAACACCTGGACAGATAGTAGATCAAAGGCGTGCAAAGGACTTTCAGCCCACCATTGAGTCCAGCACAAAGACTAAGGAGGAGAAGCAATATGTGGATATGCAATGGGCACTGTGGTTCATGGAGTGTGGTGTAGCCTTTAATGCAGCAAATTCAAGGCAATTTGAAATTGCTTGTGAGGCAACAGCCCAATATGGTTCAGGGTACAAGCCTCCAACTAACCAGCAGCTTGGTGACCCTTTGCTCCAAGAATGTGTTAAGGTGACAAGTGACATGAGGAAGGACCATGAGCAGGCCTGGAAGCAATATGGTTGTACACTAATGTCAGATGGATGGACTGATATGAGAGGGCGCCACCTGATTAATTTTCTTGTGAATAGCCCTGAGGGAACGTACTTTCTGGAGTCAGTTGATGCATCAAGTGAAGTTCATAGTGCAACAATGCTAGCTGATTTGTTACAGGAGAAGATTGAGGACATTGGAAGGGACAATGTTGTTCAAGTTGTGACCGACAATGGCGCTAACTATAAGGCTGCTGGTAAGATCTTGATGGATAGGATTCCCACACTGTTTTGGAGTCCTTGTGCTGCACATTGCTTGGATCTGATGTTGGAAGAAATTGGGAACTTGAAGGCATTCAAGAAACCTATTGCACGTGCTAAGCGTGTCACCAACTTCATTTATAGGCATGGAAGGCTTCTTAGTGCAATGAGGGCTCAAACAGGTGGGACTGATCTTGTTAGGACAGCAACGACTCGATTTGCCACATCATTTCTGACATTGAAGAGTTTGTACAAGAACAAGGATGCCTTGAAGAGCTTGTTTGTTAGTGAAGCATGGACTGGGAACAACTTGTGTACAACTGCAGCAGGTCAACAAGTGCAAGACATTGTGCTATCTACTGAGTTTTGGAACTCAGTAGAAGATTGCCTAAGAGCTTCAGCCCCACTCTTAATTGTTTTGAGGGCTGTTGATGGTGATGAGAAGCCTGCAATGCCAGAGGTATGGGCTCTAATGAATCATGCAAAAGAGAGGATAAAGCAAAGCTTCAATATACCAACCAAGGATGGCCTACTCAAGAAGATCATGGAAATTATTGAGAGGCGTTGGGTGAAACAAATGGACCATCCATTGTATGGGGCTGCACTATATTTGAACCCGGGAAAATTGTTTCCTCTGATAAAAGCTAATGATGATGTCACTGTTGGGCAGCTAAGAGGTTGTTTTATTGAAGTGCTTGGAAGAATGATACCAGATGTGGAAACACAAATGAAGATCAATAGGCAGGCCATTGAGTATGAAGAGCAACGTGGAGAAGCCTTCTCAAACAAAATGGCAAAGGAAAGCTATGACAAAATGAATCCTC TTGATTGGTGGCGTTCTTATGGTGGCCGAGCCATTGAACTACAAAGACTTGCTAAGCGTATAGTTAGTCTTTGTGCTTCATCCTCAGGATGTGAGAGATGTTGGAGTACCTTCAGTCAT ATGCATACAAAGAAAAGGAATAGGCTGCTGCACAAGAGATTGAATGATATTGTCTTTGTTTCAGACAATCGGAAGATGAGAACAAGGTGCAAGAAATATGACCCCTTGGTCATTGAGGAGTTCGATTGGGACAATGAATGGGCTGATTCATTGCATGTGCCTGTTCCGGGTGCTCGAGGGTCTGATGCTGTTGATGACCTCACATGGCAGCATGTTGATGAAGCCATCGGTGCATCACAAGCGCTGCAGGGTCGTAACCTTCCTAGGAGAGCTGCTGCTCCTGTTCAGTATTATAGACGCCACAGAAAtgttcctgctgctgctgctgctgaagatgGCGAAGAGGAAGACGAAGTTGAAGACCCACATGATGATGCAGAAGTGAGCGAGTGTGAAGAAGCTAGCAATGTTCCTGCTACTGATCAAGACGACGCTGCTGATCTTGATGAGTTTGATGATGGATTTTGA